From a region of the Streptacidiphilus albus JL83 genome:
- a CDS encoding PucR family transcriptional regulator, with product MERRTAAERAERHAATLKRLERAAGKLSTAAIARMDENLSWYRNMPPEHRSWIGLVAQAGIAAFTEWFRHPEAPQAISTDVFGTAPRELTRAVTLRQTVEMIRTTIEVVEEAIDEVASPGGEDGLREAVLVYAREIAFATAQVYAQAAEARGAWDARLEALVVNSLLSGDADEGVLSRAAALGWGSPDRVMVVMGSAPAGDSELVVEAIRRASRHAKLHVLTGVLGSRLVVVVGDGGRKPERVFDPVPAARALIGQFAAGPVVIGPIVGDLLSATRSAQAAAAGLKACAAWPDAPRPVLADDLLPERALAGDPAARRQLVEEIYTPLDEAGSALLDTLSVYLEQASSLEGAARMLFVHPNTVRYRLRRVTDVTGYAPSDVRSAFTLRIALALGRLQAG from the coding sequence ATAGAGCGCCGGACCGCCGCCGAACGGGCGGAACGGCACGCCGCCACCCTGAAGCGGCTGGAGCGCGCCGCCGGGAAGCTCTCCACCGCCGCCATCGCGCGGATGGACGAGAACCTCTCCTGGTACCGCAACATGCCGCCGGAGCACCGCTCCTGGATCGGCCTGGTCGCCCAGGCCGGCATCGCCGCCTTCACCGAGTGGTTCCGCCACCCGGAGGCCCCCCAGGCGATCAGCACGGACGTCTTCGGCACCGCGCCGCGCGAGCTGACCCGGGCGGTGACGCTGCGTCAGACCGTGGAGATGATCCGGACCACCATCGAGGTGGTCGAGGAGGCCATCGACGAGGTCGCCTCCCCCGGCGGCGAGGACGGGCTGCGCGAGGCGGTCCTGGTCTACGCCCGGGAGATCGCCTTCGCCACCGCCCAGGTCTACGCCCAGGCGGCGGAGGCGCGCGGCGCCTGGGACGCCCGGCTGGAGGCCCTGGTCGTCAACTCGCTGCTCTCCGGCGACGCGGACGAGGGCGTGCTGTCCCGGGCCGCCGCGCTGGGCTGGGGCTCGCCGGACCGGGTCATGGTGGTGATGGGCAGCGCCCCGGCCGGGGACAGCGAGCTGGTGGTCGAGGCCATCCGCCGGGCCTCCCGGCACGCCAAGCTGCACGTGCTGACCGGGGTGCTGGGCTCGCGTCTGGTGGTCGTGGTCGGCGACGGCGGGCGCAAGCCGGAGCGGGTCTTCGACCCGGTCCCGGCCGCGCGGGCGCTGATCGGCCAGTTCGCGGCGGGTCCGGTGGTCATCGGCCCGATCGTCGGCGACCTGCTGTCCGCGACCCGCTCGGCCCAGGCCGCCGCCGCCGGGCTGAAGGCCTGCGCGGCCTGGCCGGACGCCCCGCGCCCGGTGCTCGCCGACGACCTGCTGCCGGAACGGGCGCTGGCCGGCGACCCGGCGGCGCGGCGCCAACTGGTCGAGGAGATCTACACCCCGCTGGACGAGGCCGGATCGGCGCTGCTCGACACCCTCTCCGTCTACCTGGAGCAGGCGTCCTCGTTGGAGGGCGCGGCCCGGATGCTGTTCGTGCACCCGAACACCGTCCGCTACCGGCTGCGACGTGTGACCGATGTCACCGGCTACGCTCCCTCCGACGTGCGTTCGGCCTTCACCCTGCGCATCGCCCTGGCGCTGGGGCGACTCCAAGCAGGGTGA
- a CDS encoding ACP S-malonyltransferase: protein MLVIVAPGQGAQTPGFLAPWLEVEGVADRLHWWSAVAGLDLVHYGTEADAETIKDTAVAQPLLVAAGLAAAHALLPGAAQLGRVGAVAGHSVGEITTAVLSGVLSAESAMAFVRQRGLAMAGAAATTATGMCAVLGGDPDEVTAKLAEYGLTAANNNGGGQIVAAGTLEQLAAFKADPPAKARLISLSVAGAFHTSHMAPGVDRLARIAPGIPVADPAVPYVSNADGKTVDGGTEVLARLVSQVSNPVRWDLCMEALERLGATAVIEVPPAGTLTNLVKRNLKGVATLALKTPADLDRARELIAEHAIPEGDAV, encoded by the coding sequence GTGCTCGTAATCGTTGCTCCCGGACAAGGCGCTCAGACGCCCGGATTCCTCGCCCCCTGGTTGGAGGTCGAGGGCGTGGCCGACCGCCTGCACTGGTGGTCCGCCGTGGCCGGGCTCGACCTGGTGCACTACGGCACCGAGGCGGACGCGGAGACCATCAAGGACACCGCCGTCGCCCAGCCGCTGCTGGTCGCGGCCGGACTGGCCGCCGCGCACGCGCTGCTTCCCGGCGCCGCGCAGCTGGGGCGGGTCGGCGCGGTCGCCGGACACAGCGTCGGTGAGATCACCACCGCGGTGCTCTCCGGGGTGCTGTCCGCCGAGTCGGCGATGGCCTTCGTGCGCCAGCGCGGGCTGGCCATGGCCGGCGCCGCGGCCACCACCGCGACCGGGATGTGCGCCGTTCTCGGCGGCGACCCGGACGAGGTGACGGCCAAGCTCGCCGAGTACGGACTGACCGCTGCCAACAACAACGGCGGCGGCCAGATCGTCGCCGCCGGCACGCTGGAGCAGTTGGCGGCCTTCAAGGCCGACCCCCCGGCCAAGGCCCGGCTGATCAGCCTGTCCGTGGCCGGCGCCTTCCACACCTCGCACATGGCCCCCGGCGTGGACCGGCTGGCCCGGATCGCCCCCGGCATCCCGGTCGCCGACCCGGCCGTGCCCTACGTGTCGAACGCCGACGGCAAGACCGTCGACGGTGGCACGGAGGTGCTGGCGCGGCTGGTCTCGCAGGTCTCCAACCCGGTCCGCTGGGACCTCTGCATGGAGGCGCTGGAGCGCCTGGGCGCGACCGCGGTGATCGAGGTCCCACCTGCTGGGACGCTGACCAACCTGGTTAAGCGGAACCTGAAGGGGGTGGCTACCCTCGCCCTCAAGACTCCCGCCGACCTGGACCGGGCCCGTGAGTTGATCGCCGAGCACGCCATTCCCGAGGGGGACGCCGTATGA
- a CDS encoding beta-ketoacyl-ACP synthase III: MGVGGYRPVRVIPNSEVLEWIDSSDEWIRTRSGITERRWAGPEETVAEMSVQAAGKAIAQAGIAPEQIGAVIVATVSHLKQTPAIATEIALRLGCGTAPAFDISAACAGFGYGLGIADGLVRSGSAEYVVVIGVERLSDLTDVTDRSTAFIFGDGAGAAVVGPSDTPGIGKLVWGSDGAQKDVISQTEAWDTAFGKVDAVNGPSEAHEEGTSSWPALRMEGQAVFRWAVWDMAKAAQKALDAAGITADQLGAFIPHQANMRIIDAMIKALKLPPNIPVARDIAETGNTSAASIPLAMERMLQTGEAKSGDLALIIGFGAGLVYAATVVTLP, encoded by the coding sequence ATGGGCGTGGGCGGCTACCGCCCGGTCCGGGTGATCCCGAACTCCGAGGTGCTGGAGTGGATCGACTCCTCCGACGAGTGGATCCGCACCCGCAGCGGCATCACCGAGCGCCGCTGGGCCGGGCCCGAGGAGACCGTCGCGGAGATGTCCGTGCAGGCCGCCGGGAAGGCCATCGCCCAGGCCGGGATCGCCCCCGAGCAGATCGGCGCGGTGATCGTGGCCACCGTCTCGCACCTCAAGCAGACCCCGGCCATCGCCACCGAGATCGCCCTGCGGCTCGGCTGCGGCACCGCCCCCGCCTTCGACATCTCGGCCGCCTGCGCCGGCTTCGGCTACGGCCTCGGCATCGCCGACGGCCTGGTCCGCAGCGGCAGCGCCGAGTACGTCGTGGTGATCGGCGTCGAGCGGCTGTCCGACCTGACCGACGTCACCGACCGCTCCACCGCCTTCATCTTCGGCGACGGCGCGGGCGCGGCCGTGGTCGGCCCCTCGGACACCCCCGGCATCGGCAAGCTGGTCTGGGGCTCGGACGGCGCCCAGAAGGACGTCATCAGCCAGACCGAGGCCTGGGACACCGCCTTCGGCAAGGTCGACGCGGTGAACGGCCCGAGCGAGGCCCACGAGGAGGGCACCAGCAGCTGGCCGGCGCTGCGGATGGAGGGCCAGGCGGTCTTCCGCTGGGCCGTCTGGGACATGGCCAAGGCCGCGCAGAAGGCGCTGGACGCCGCCGGGATCACCGCCGACCAGTTGGGCGCGTTCATCCCGCACCAGGCCAACATGCGGATCATCGATGCCATGATCAAGGCGCTGAAGCTGCCGCCGAACATCCCGGTGGCCCGCGACATCGCGGAGACCGGGAACACCTCGGCCGCCTCGATCCCGCTGGCCATGGAGCGGATGCTGCAGACCGGTGAGGCCAAGAGCGGCGACCTGGCGCTGATCATCGGCTTCGGGGCGGGTCTGGTCTACGCCGCGACAGTCGTTACCCTCCCCTAG
- a CDS encoding acyl carrier protein yields MATKDEVLSGLAEIVNEIAGIPAEDVELDKSFTDDLDVDSLSMVEVVVAAEERFDVKIPDDEVKNLKTVGDAVDYILKHA; encoded by the coding sequence ATGGCCACCAAGGACGAGGTCCTTTCCGGTCTCGCGGAGATCGTCAACGAGATCGCCGGGATCCCGGCCGAGGACGTCGAGCTGGACAAGTCGTTCACCGACGACCTGGACGTCGACTCGCTGTCCATGGTCGAGGTCGTCGTCGCCGCTGAAGAGCGCTTCGACGTCAAGATCCCGGACGACGAGGTCAAGAACCTCAAGACCGTCGGCGACGCAGTGGACTACATCCTCAAGCACGCCTGA
- a CDS encoding beta-ketoacyl-[acyl-carrier-protein] synthase family protein → MTNDNRTVVVTGIGAFTPLGGDAASTWEGLVNGRSGARELTEAWAADLPVRIAARTAVEPGEIIPKHQTRKLDRSAQFALIAAREAWADAGFETPATAEGSTVDPDRLGAVVASGIGGVTTLLDQYDVLREKGVRSVSPHTVPMLMPNSPAANVGLEIGARAGVHTPVSACASGAEAIGYAIEMIRTGRADVVVAGGTEAAIHPLPIVAFANMMAMSKNNEHPQTASRPYDKARDGFVLGEGAGVIVLESAAHAAARGARVYCEAVGQGLSSDAHHIAQPEPTGAGIARALAHLFESTDLDKAEVVHLNAHATSTPQGDVAEIKALRKELGDHVDHIAISATKSMTGHLLGGAGGIETVATVLALHHRLAPPTINVDDLDPEVDADIVIGEARALPEGPIAALNNSFGFGGHNVVLAFRRA, encoded by the coding sequence GTGACCAACGACAACCGCACCGTGGTCGTCACAGGGATCGGCGCTTTCACGCCGCTCGGCGGCGACGCCGCCTCCACCTGGGAGGGTCTGGTCAACGGCCGCTCCGGCGCCCGCGAGCTGACCGAGGCCTGGGCCGCCGACCTGCCGGTCCGGATCGCCGCCCGGACCGCCGTGGAGCCCGGGGAGATCATCCCCAAGCACCAGACCCGCAAGCTGGACCGCTCCGCCCAGTTCGCGCTGATCGCGGCCCGCGAGGCCTGGGCCGACGCCGGCTTCGAGACCCCGGCGACCGCCGAGGGCTCGACCGTCGACCCCGACCGGCTGGGCGCGGTCGTCGCCTCCGGCATCGGCGGCGTGACGACCCTGCTGGACCAGTACGACGTGCTGCGGGAGAAGGGCGTCCGCAGCGTCTCCCCGCACACCGTCCCGATGCTGATGCCGAACAGCCCGGCGGCCAACGTCGGCCTGGAGATCGGCGCGCGGGCCGGCGTGCACACCCCGGTCAGCGCCTGCGCCTCCGGCGCCGAGGCCATCGGCTACGCCATCGAGATGATCCGCACCGGCCGGGCCGACGTCGTGGTCGCCGGCGGCACCGAGGCGGCGATCCACCCGCTGCCCATCGTCGCCTTCGCCAACATGATGGCGATGTCCAAGAACAACGAGCACCCGCAGACCGCCTCGCGCCCCTACGACAAGGCCCGTGACGGCTTCGTCCTGGGCGAGGGCGCCGGCGTGATCGTGCTGGAGTCCGCCGCGCACGCGGCGGCCCGCGGCGCCCGGGTCTACTGCGAGGCCGTCGGCCAGGGCCTGTCCTCGGACGCCCACCACATCGCCCAGCCCGAGCCCACCGGCGCCGGCATCGCCCGCGCGCTGGCGCACCTCTTCGAGTCGACCGACCTGGACAAGGCGGAGGTGGTGCACCTGAACGCGCACGCCACCTCGACCCCGCAGGGCGACGTCGCCGAGATCAAGGCGCTGCGCAAGGAGCTCGGCGACCACGTCGACCACATCGCGATCTCCGCGACCAAGTCGATGACCGGCCACCTGCTCGGCGGCGCGGGCGGCATCGAGACCGTCGCCACCGTCCTCGCCCTGCACCACCGGCTCGCGCCGCCCACCATCAACGTGGACGACCTGGACCCGGAGGTCGACGCCGACATCGTCATCGGCGAGGCCCGCGCCCTGCCCGAGGGCCCGATCGCGGCGCTGAACAACTCCTTCGGCTTCGGCGGCCACAACGTCGTGCTGGCCTTCCGCCGCGCCTGA
- a CDS encoding S53 family peptidase has product MSSRGRRTRIGTVAVASLALATGTLALASPSQAAPAAAAPQAKVLPGSHPQWATAAADKGAVPAATQSTATVYLAASNAAGLAAYATAASTPGNALYGHFLSAAQIKSEYLATPQQIAAVRLWLTKAGLHIVGTPTEHAINVSGTAAQMKVAFGTTLHSYDIKGQTLRAPASNAVVPASVASYVLGVTGLNSGTPTVKSQAVPVSALARATGASASKGGLATTATCSTSWDSKKAVGAPRGYTDSTYYDQCALDPAQLREAYGITKTGLTGKGVTVAIVDAYGSSTMLADANQYATNHGDKAFRKGQYTEDVTPADWNSLDACQGAAGWAPEEALDVEMTHGLAPDANVVYVGANSCNDNDLSAALAKIVDGHLADIVSNSWAGIMYSNAAGDGESPTSIAAYEQIFQEGAAEGIGFDFSAGDCGNDSPAAAATGVNCDPSTTQAQAEYPSSDPWVTDVGGAALEVSNAKGGFKSETDMGSLVSNLTANGKGWSPLPGQFFFGGGGGTSAYFAQPFYQVGIVPSSLSHTLMTGAASTTAQRVTPDVAMNGDLFTSVLVGFSDGSPYSEGGYGGTSVSSPEFTAVQADAMQAAHRAFGFANPAIYSRYGSKDFYDVVNKTALNGQPPLSAVFDPGMVNGSLGAQLVAFGRDYGLTATPGYDDATGVGSPTAAYLESFEK; this is encoded by the coding sequence ATGTCCTCCCGTGGACGGCGCACCCGCATAGGCACCGTGGCCGTGGCCTCGCTGGCCCTGGCGACCGGCACCCTGGCCCTGGCCTCGCCCTCGCAGGCGGCCCCCGCCGCCGCCGCTCCGCAGGCGAAGGTGCTCCCGGGTTCGCACCCGCAGTGGGCGACCGCCGCCGCCGACAAGGGCGCCGTCCCGGCCGCGACGCAGAGCACTGCCACGGTCTACCTGGCCGCCTCGAACGCCGCCGGTCTGGCCGCGTACGCCACGGCCGCCTCCACCCCGGGCAACGCCCTCTACGGCCACTTCCTGAGTGCCGCCCAGATCAAGTCCGAGTACCTGGCCACCCCGCAGCAGATCGCCGCCGTCCGGCTCTGGCTGACCAAGGCCGGCCTGCACATCGTCGGTACCCCCACCGAGCACGCCATCAACGTCAGCGGCACCGCCGCGCAGATGAAGGTGGCCTTCGGCACCACGCTGCACAGCTACGACATCAAGGGCCAGACCCTGCGCGCCCCGGCGAGCAACGCGGTCGTCCCGGCCTCCGTGGCCTCCTACGTGCTCGGCGTGACCGGCCTCAACTCCGGTACCCCCACCGTGAAGTCGCAGGCGGTCCCGGTCAGCGCCCTGGCGCGGGCCACCGGCGCCTCGGCGTCCAAGGGCGGGCTGGCGACCACGGCCACCTGCTCCACCAGCTGGGACTCGAAGAAGGCGGTCGGCGCCCCGCGCGGCTACACCGACTCGACCTACTACGACCAGTGCGCCCTCGACCCGGCGCAGCTGCGCGAGGCCTACGGGATCACCAAGACCGGGCTGACCGGCAAGGGTGTCACCGTCGCCATCGTGGACGCCTACGGCTCCTCGACGATGCTCGCCGACGCCAACCAGTACGCCACCAACCACGGTGACAAGGCGTTCCGCAAGGGCCAGTACACCGAGGACGTCACCCCGGCGGACTGGAACAGCCTCGACGCCTGCCAGGGTGCCGCCGGTTGGGCCCCCGAGGAGGCCCTGGACGTCGAGATGACGCACGGGCTCGCCCCGGACGCCAACGTCGTCTACGTCGGCGCCAACTCCTGCAACGACAACGACCTCTCGGCCGCGCTGGCCAAGATCGTCGACGGCCACCTCGCGGACATCGTGTCCAACTCGTGGGCCGGCATCATGTACTCCAACGCTGCGGGCGACGGCGAGTCCCCGACCTCGATCGCCGCGTACGAGCAGATCTTCCAGGAGGGCGCGGCCGAGGGCATCGGCTTCGACTTCTCCGCGGGCGACTGCGGCAACGACTCCCCGGCCGCCGCGGCGACCGGCGTCAACTGCGACCCGAGCACCACCCAGGCGCAGGCGGAGTACCCGTCCTCCGACCCGTGGGTGACCGATGTCGGCGGTGCGGCGCTCGAGGTGTCCAACGCCAAGGGCGGCTTCAAGTCCGAGACCGACATGGGCTCGCTGGTGTCGAACCTGACCGCCAACGGCAAGGGCTGGAGCCCGCTGCCCGGTCAGTTCTTCTTCGGCGGCGGCGGTGGCACCAGTGCCTACTTCGCCCAGCCGTTCTACCAGGTCGGCATCGTGCCGAGCAGCCTGTCGCACACCCTGATGACCGGTGCCGCCAGCACCACCGCGCAGCGGGTCACCCCGGACGTGGCGATGAACGGCGACCTGTTCACCTCGGTCCTGGTCGGCTTCTCCGACGGCAGCCCGTACAGCGAGGGCGGCTACGGCGGCACCAGCGTCTCCTCCCCGGAGTTCACCGCTGTGCAGGCCGACGCCATGCAGGCGGCGCACCGCGCCTTCGGCTTCGCCAACCCGGCGATCTACTCGCGCTACGGCAGCAAGGACTTCTACGACGTCGTCAACAAGACGGCGCTGAACGGCCAGCCGCCGCTGAGCGCGGTCTTCGACCCGGGCATGGTCAACGGGAGCCTCGGCGCCCAGCTGGTCGCCTTCGGTCGTGACTACGGCCTGACCGCCACCCCCGGCTACGACGACGCCACCGGCGTCGGCTCGCCGACGGCGGCCTACCTGGAGTCGTTCGAGAAGTAA
- a CDS encoding S53 family peptidase: protein MLTGTHPDWATASADAGAVPAGTQVSATVYLAAQNSALLAQDATLASEPTVDGKANPAYGRFLSAAQAGAEFLPSSAQRAAVVGWLESAHLRITTNNAHEVTVSGTPAQISQAFGTRIEQYRVNGTLVHAPVADAVVPAGVSADVLGVVGLAGNAPAAKPDYVRVNASATGTGSKSGHGLPTVATCSNYWGQKTATGAPAGYTKSTSFDQCALYPAQERKAYGINASHLTGKGATVAIVDAYASSTMLADANQFATNHGDKPFRAGQYTEVVNQADWNSQAACGGASGWAPEESLDVEMVHGLAPDANVVYVGANSCNDSDLLGAISDVVDNHLADVISNSWGELMHTTDNQDISSAEIAAFTQVFEQAAVEGIGINFSAGDCGDSSPLAAATGANCQADTPYAQADWPDSSPWVTSVGGTALGLATKSGVYGFETDMGTLRSALSTDGSSWTPLPGSFYFGGGGGTSQDFTQPWYQRGVVPNSLSHTLMTGAHSATAQRVTPDVAINGDLYTSVLVGMSDGSPYSESGYGGTSVSSPSFAAVQADAIQAQGHAIGFANPEIYARADLFTDVVNRQAEHSSTPLSAVADFGVISGSLRVRLVAFGEDTSLQAVPGYDDATGVGSPNLLYLDSFKPWFGHWS from the coding sequence GTGCTGACCGGCACCCATCCCGACTGGGCCACCGCCTCGGCCGACGCCGGCGCGGTCCCTGCCGGGACCCAGGTCAGCGCCACTGTCTACCTGGCCGCCCAGAACTCCGCGCTGCTGGCCCAGGACGCCACCCTGGCCTCCGAGCCGACGGTCGACGGCAAGGCCAACCCGGCCTACGGCCGGTTCCTGAGCGCCGCCCAGGCCGGCGCCGAGTTCCTGCCGTCCTCGGCCCAGCGCGCGGCCGTGGTGGGCTGGCTGGAGAGCGCCCACCTCCGGATCACCACGAACAACGCGCACGAGGTGACCGTCTCCGGCACGCCCGCGCAGATCAGCCAGGCCTTCGGCACCCGGATCGAGCAGTACCGGGTGAACGGCACCCTGGTCCACGCTCCGGTCGCGGACGCGGTCGTCCCGGCCGGGGTCTCCGCCGACGTCCTCGGCGTGGTCGGCCTGGCCGGCAACGCGCCGGCCGCCAAGCCGGACTACGTCCGGGTCAACGCCTCGGCCACCGGGACCGGCAGCAAGAGCGGCCACGGTCTGCCGACCGTGGCGACCTGCTCGAACTACTGGGGCCAGAAGACCGCCACCGGGGCGCCCGCGGGCTACACCAAGTCGACCTCCTTCGACCAGTGCGCGCTCTACCCCGCGCAGGAGCGCAAGGCGTACGGCATCAACGCCTCGCACCTGACCGGCAAGGGCGCGACGGTGGCCATCGTGGACGCCTACGCCTCCTCGACCATGCTGGCCGACGCCAACCAGTTCGCCACCAACCACGGCGACAAGCCGTTCCGGGCCGGCCAGTACACCGAGGTGGTCAACCAGGCCGACTGGAACAGCCAGGCCGCCTGCGGCGGGGCGAGCGGCTGGGCCCCGGAGGAGTCGCTGGACGTGGAGATGGTGCACGGGCTCGCCCCGGACGCCAACGTCGTCTACGTCGGCGCCAACTCCTGCAACGACAGCGACCTGTTGGGCGCGATATCCGACGTGGTGGACAACCACCTCGCGGACGTCATCTCCAACTCGTGGGGTGAGCTCATGCACACCACGGACAACCAGGACATCAGCAGCGCCGAGATCGCCGCCTTCACCCAGGTCTTCGAGCAGGCCGCGGTCGAGGGCATCGGCATCAACTTCTCGGCCGGCGACTGCGGCGACTCCTCGCCGCTGGCCGCCGCCACCGGCGCCAACTGCCAGGCGGACACCCCGTACGCGCAGGCCGACTGGCCGGACTCGTCGCCGTGGGTGACCTCGGTCGGCGGCACCGCGCTCGGCCTGGCGACCAAGTCCGGCGTCTACGGCTTCGAGACCGACATGGGCACGCTGCGCTCGGCGCTCTCGACCGACGGCAGCAGCTGGACGCCGCTCCCGGGCTCGTTCTACTTCGGCGGCGGCGGTGGCACCAGCCAGGACTTCACCCAGCCCTGGTACCAGCGCGGGGTCGTCCCCAACTCGCTGTCGCACACCCTGATGACCGGCGCCCACAGCGCGACCGCGCAGCGGGTGACCCCGGACGTGGCGATCAACGGTGACCTGTACACCTCGGTGCTGGTCGGCATGTCCGACGGCAGCCCGTACAGCGAGTCCGGCTACGGCGGCACCAGCGTCTCCTCCCCGTCGTTCGCGGCGGTCCAGGCCGACGCCATCCAGGCCCAGGGCCACGCGATCGGCTTCGCCAACCCGGAGATCTACGCCCGCGCCGACCTCTTCACCGACGTGGTGAACCGGCAGGCCGAGCACAGCAGCACGCCGCTCAGCGCGGTCGCCGACTTCGGCGTCATCAGCGGCTCGCTGCGGGTGCGGCTGGTCGCCTTCGGCGAGGACACCAGCCTCCAGGCGGTCCCCGGCTACGACGACGCCACCGGCGTCGGCTCGCCGAACCTGCTCTACCTGGACTCCTTCAAGCCGTGGTTCGGCCACTGGTCGTAG
- a CDS encoding DUF3145 domain-containing protein produces the protein MTTRGVLYLHSAPRALCPHVEWAVGGVLDLRISLDWTRQSVAPGSWRAEYSWQGDPGTASRLASALRGWQLLRFEVTAEPCAGVEGERYSSTPELGIFHAVTGAHGDILIPEDRLRSALLRSRVGADCSLEDEITRLLGKPWDDELEPFRHAGESAPVRWLHQVV, from the coding sequence GTGACGACTCGTGGAGTTCTCTACCTGCACTCAGCGCCGCGCGCGCTCTGCCCGCACGTCGAGTGGGCCGTCGGCGGCGTGCTCGACCTGCGGATCAGCCTCGACTGGACCCGCCAGTCGGTCGCGCCCGGCAGTTGGCGCGCCGAGTACTCCTGGCAGGGCGACCCCGGCACCGCCTCCCGGCTCGCCTCGGCGCTGCGCGGCTGGCAGCTGCTGCGCTTCGAGGTCACCGCGGAACCCTGTGCGGGCGTCGAGGGCGAGCGCTACAGCAGCACTCCCGAGCTGGGCATCTTCCACGCGGTCACCGGAGCCCACGGTGACATCCTGATCCCCGAGGACCGGCTGCGCTCGGCGCTGCTGCGCTCCCGGGTGGGCGCCGACTGCTCACTGGAGGACGAGATCACCCGGCTGCTGGGCAAGCCCTGGGACGACGAACTGGAGCCGTTCCGGCACGCCGGCGAGAGCGCACCCGTCCGCTGGCTGCACCAGGTCGTCTGA
- a CDS encoding LacI family DNA-binding transcriptional regulator: MADVARLAGVSHQTVSRVLNDSPHVKEQTRDRVLAAIRELDYHPNSAARALVTRRSKTLGVVSFDTTLYGPASMLYGIEQAARSAGYFVSIASVRSLDARSVQDAVDRLRDQAVEGVLVIAPQTSSVGALAQVSSAVPMVALGSGAHGRISGAAVDNESGALAATRYLLELGHRTVHHVAGPANWLDAQARQAGWRTALESAGAPVPEVVPGDWSARSGYQAGLRLLADPEVTAVFCANDHMALGLLRALNEAGRGIPAAVSVVGFDDIPEASYFTPPLTTVRQDFGELGRRGLELLVAEVEHGSRGRDRVLVAPELVLRRSTAAVRS; the protein is encoded by the coding sequence ATGGCCGATGTGGCCCGGCTGGCCGGAGTGTCGCACCAGACCGTGTCCCGGGTGCTCAACGACAGCCCCCATGTGAAGGAGCAGACCCGGGACCGGGTGCTGGCCGCGATCCGGGAGCTCGACTACCACCCGAACTCGGCCGCCCGGGCGCTGGTCACCCGCCGCTCCAAGACCCTGGGCGTGGTCAGCTTCGACACCACCCTCTACGGCCCCGCCTCCATGCTCTACGGGATCGAGCAGGCGGCCCGCAGCGCCGGGTACTTCGTCAGCATCGCCAGCGTCCGCTCGCTGGACGCCCGCTCGGTCCAGGACGCGGTCGACCGGCTGCGGGACCAGGCGGTGGAGGGGGTGCTGGTGATAGCGCCGCAGACCTCGTCGGTCGGGGCGCTGGCCCAGGTCAGCAGCGCGGTGCCGATGGTGGCCCTGGGCTCGGGCGCCCACGGCCGGATCTCCGGTGCGGCCGTGGACAACGAGTCGGGCGCGCTGGCGGCCACCCGCTACCTGCTGGAGCTGGGCCACCGCACGGTCCACCATGTCGCCGGGCCCGCCAACTGGCTGGACGCCCAGGCGCGGCAGGCCGGCTGGCGGACCGCGCTGGAGTCGGCGGGCGCGCCGGTGCCGGAGGTGGTGCCGGGGGACTGGAGCGCCCGCTCGGGCTACCAGGCCGGGCTGCGGCTGCTGGCCGACCCCGAGGTCACCGCCGTCTTCTGTGCCAACGACCACATGGCGCTCGGGCTGCTGCGGGCGCTCAACGAGGCCGGGCGCGGGATCCCGGCCGCCGTCAGCGTGGTCGGCTTCGACGACATCCCGGAGGCCTCCTACTTCACCCCGCCGCTGACCACTGTCCGTCAGGACTTCGGCGAGCTGGGACGGCGCGGACTCGAACTGCTGGTCGCCGAGGTGGAGCACGGGAGCCGCGGTCGGGACCGGGTGCTGGTCGCCCCGGAACTGGTGCTGCGGCGCAGCACGGCCGCGGTCCGGAGCTGA